In Mucilaginibacter celer, one DNA window encodes the following:
- a CDS encoding TetR/AcrR family transcriptional regulator — MGVAERKEREKLQMKVLIKNAALKLFLRDGIAGTSIRSIAGEIKYSPATIYLYYRDKDELLYEVQADAYLRLLEAFRQHADSTLPLERLRQICVTYISFGLANPELYDLMFIMRSPMNVDEKIHRTNGGDSLAYLADCLSDCILENLLTIDDLQTAVLQVWSTAHGLVSLDLRRRLNHMSITHEEIPGMLLSSIENYVRSITR, encoded by the coding sequence ATGGGAGTCGCAGAAAGAAAAGAGCGTGAGAAACTGCAAATGAAGGTACTGATCAAAAACGCCGCTTTGAAACTATTTTTAAGGGACGGGATTGCCGGAACTTCCATTCGGAGTATCGCCGGTGAAATTAAATACAGCCCCGCGACGATCTACCTGTATTATCGTGATAAAGATGAGCTTTTATACGAAGTTCAGGCCGATGCATATCTCCGATTGCTGGAAGCCTTCCGGCAGCACGCCGACAGCACGCTCCCTTTGGAGCGATTGCGGCAGATCTGTGTAACTTATATCAGTTTCGGCTTGGCTAATCCGGAGTTGTACGACCTCATGTTCATTATGCGAAGCCCCATGAACGTTGACGAAAAGATACACCGAACGAATGGAGGCGATAGCCTCGCCTATCTTGCCGATTGTCTTTCCGACTGCATCCTCGAAAATTTACTGACCATTGATGACCTGCAAACCGCTGTATTGCAGGTATGGTCTACCGCCCACGGATTGGTATCGCTGGATTTGCGCCGCCGTCTGAATCACATGTCAATAACTCATGAAGAAATTCCCGGGATGTTATTATCTTCCATCGAAAACTATGTCAGGTCGATTACGAGGTAG
- a CDS encoding FecR domain-containing protein: MELDIETLLTRYRDGRCTADERVVVERFLLDHAATSGPTLSRSARWSLDRRIRDRVQQVTGVALEVNTFKRLWQIHRLSFAAAASVILISSLVILVFREKTPSAVVFAGSQTIKAGSNQAVLTLANGKRVMLSGKSEADTIRQPGTLLTVTPAGLLTYRSPKTGVTEVLVNSVETAAGGQWQLILQDGTRVWLNSRTKISYPTVFNAKERQVKLDGEAYFEVSRDEKRPFIVTSGTQRLRVLGTHFNISAYPEDKIIKSTLLSGSVMITDTVTRADALLKPGMQAALYSGTVSVKKVEADDAIDWQRGLFVFDSAELGEVMRKLSRWYGCRIIFENTADARIRIGGSVSRSASIGKVLEKVSAVGHVRFEVRENEVKVISNN, from the coding sequence ATGGAACTAGATATCGAAACCCTGCTGACCCGATACCGTGACGGCCGTTGTACTGCAGATGAGCGTGTTGTTGTCGAACGGTTTTTACTGGACCATGCCGCTACTTCTGGCCCCACATTGAGCAGAAGCGCGAGATGGAGCCTTGATCGCCGGATCCGCGATCGCGTGCAGCAGGTTACCGGCGTCGCTTTGGAAGTGAATACATTCAAACGTTTATGGCAGATACACCGTCTTTCATTCGCCGCCGCTGCATCAGTTATTCTCATAAGCTCCCTTGTCATCCTCGTATTCCGTGAGAAGACTCCTTCAGCCGTTGTTTTTGCCGGCAGTCAAACGATTAAGGCAGGAAGCAATCAGGCTGTACTGACACTGGCGAACGGCAAACGTGTAATGCTCTCCGGGAAGTCCGAAGCGGACACCATCCGGCAGCCCGGCACTTTGCTCACCGTTACTCCAGCCGGCCTCCTGACTTACCGATCACCGAAAACGGGCGTAACGGAGGTTTTAGTCAACAGTGTAGAGACCGCCGCAGGCGGACAATGGCAACTGATATTACAGGACGGGACCAGAGTGTGGCTTAATTCACGAACGAAGATCAGCTACCCCACTGTCTTTAACGCTAAAGAACGACAGGTTAAGCTTGACGGTGAAGCTTATTTCGAAGTTTCCCGTGATGAAAAGAGACCGTTCATCGTCACTTCCGGGACCCAGCGCCTTCGGGTATTAGGAACCCATTTTAATATCAGCGCCTACCCTGAAGACAAAATAATCAAAAGCACCCTGCTTTCGGGTTCCGTAATGATCACTGATACAGTCACGCGCGCGGACGCGCTGCTTAAACCGGGCATGCAGGCTGCACTTTATTCCGGAACGGTCAGCGTAAAGAAGGTGGAGGCCGATGATGCCATAGACTGGCAAAGAGGACTTTTTGTATTTGACAGCGCCGAGCTGGGTGAGGTAATGCGTAAACTTTCACGCTGGTACGGATGCCGGATCATTTTTGAAAACACGGCAGATGCACGGATCCGGATCGGGGGCTCTGTATCACGTTCCGCCAGTATCGGCAAGGTATTGGAAAAAGTCAGTGCCGTCGGGCATGTCCGTTTTGAAGTCCGGGAAAACGAGGTAAAAGTCATTTCAAATAATTAA
- a CDS encoding tetratricopeptide repeat-containing sensor histidine kinase: MKNGTILVRACNCKNATELFLTLPLIMKPRVLYIFFSFLFIFSFPDFARSQSFPALNNAGRDAGTQKQDTNRVLALLKHSRTLIMKTAVTRPEADSAGMLCSRARQLAFKLHYLRGTGNELLIRALILRWQKDGEGSRKTALQALEIFKKINDPAGQADAYNICGDGLSNADNQIVQKIGYFKQAIRMLLISDQKERAAALLTYLGDLEICNSSYNQALKDLQHSLSLYRSVNSKNLQATYDLIGYDYIQLHNINEALKYNLLAVQTAEQNGESGSLLATIYNRIALTYAFAEDWPKCTSYLKKALHQAYKMNDSLSIVQISFNVAAAMSHSHQVAASIPVITRIQSFKLFQQDITWRARAATLLLEAYIQKKDYKVARHYFNECVNFLNSKKIEQHVYEGIFSGIIAYYQATNQFDKTYPYITAHVRYCNAAKIALSVDNDDDFRLFKADSASGKMLSAVRHLQRYMLFSDSVKSEKNRKQTALLEVQFEAEKKDRDIRFKEKNIKLLTRQAQLQDIGFRQERMIRNWTIAASVLLLLVIAILYNRFRLKQRSSRFLETQHLALKAQQQEINCKNKELVHLNEKQFDLLKEKEWLLREIHHRVKNNLQITMSLLNIQSSYMDNGFALDAIVNSQRRMQAMSLIHTKLYQSDNLAYIDMSSYIPELVGYIKDSFNEGEFIRFELQTPPFQLDISQAVPIGLILNEAITNCIKYAFRGRSAGRIRIIMEKDDHDLYTLTIADDGVGIPEEKDGAIRNSLGMNLMRGLTVQLQGEFSVKNTNGTTITVQFKDFKLMAEELNTDQTK; this comes from the coding sequence TTGAAAAACGGAACAATATTGGTTAGAGCATGTAACTGTAAAAATGCAACTGAACTTTTTCTCACGCTGCCACTGATCATGAAGCCAAGGGTACTCTACATCTTTTTCTCATTTCTTTTTATTTTCTCTTTTCCTGATTTTGCCAGGTCGCAATCTTTTCCCGCACTAAATAATGCAGGACGGGACGCCGGAACCCAGAAACAGGACACCAACCGGGTTTTGGCGCTACTGAAACACAGCAGGACCCTCATCATGAAAACAGCGGTAACCCGCCCGGAAGCCGACAGCGCCGGTATGTTATGCAGCCGTGCAAGGCAGCTCGCCTTCAAACTTCACTACCTGCGGGGTACCGGCAATGAACTGCTGATCCGCGCGCTGATCTTAAGATGGCAAAAGGACGGGGAGGGCTCACGGAAGACCGCCCTGCAGGCCCTTGAAATCTTTAAAAAAATAAATGATCCGGCAGGCCAGGCGGATGCATACAACATCTGCGGAGATGGCCTTTCAAACGCAGATAACCAGATTGTACAGAAGATCGGTTATTTTAAACAGGCTATAAGGATGTTGCTTATATCCGATCAAAAAGAACGTGCAGCCGCACTCCTGACTTACCTGGGTGATCTGGAGATCTGTAATTCCAGCTACAACCAAGCCCTGAAAGATTTGCAGCACTCGCTCAGTCTGTATCGGTCTGTGAACTCTAAAAACCTGCAGGCCACCTACGATCTCATCGGCTACGATTATATCCAATTACACAACATCAACGAAGCGCTCAAATATAACTTGCTTGCAGTACAAACAGCGGAACAAAACGGTGAGTCAGGGTCCCTGCTCGCCACCATTTATAACAGGATTGCATTAACTTATGCATTCGCGGAAGACTGGCCAAAATGCACCTCATATCTTAAGAAAGCACTTCATCAGGCTTACAAAATGAATGATTCGCTGTCCATCGTCCAGATTTCATTTAACGTTGCGGCAGCAATGAGCCATAGTCATCAGGTCGCTGCCTCCATTCCTGTCATTACCCGAATACAATCATTCAAGCTGTTTCAGCAGGATATCACCTGGCGGGCACGGGCTGCGACCCTTTTGCTGGAAGCATATATACAAAAGAAGGATTACAAAGTAGCCAGGCATTATTTTAACGAGTGCGTTAATTTTTTGAATTCAAAGAAAATTGAGCAGCATGTTTACGAGGGTATATTCTCCGGCATTATCGCTTACTATCAGGCCACTAACCAGTTTGACAAAACCTATCCCTACATCACTGCACACGTCCGGTATTGTAATGCCGCAAAAATCGCGTTATCGGTAGACAATGATGATGACTTCCGCCTGTTCAAAGCCGATTCAGCTTCAGGAAAAATGCTTTCCGCCGTTCGCCATTTACAACGCTATATGTTGTTCAGCGATTCCGTAAAAAGTGAAAAAAATAGAAAACAAACAGCGTTACTTGAAGTGCAGTTTGAAGCGGAGAAAAAAGACAGGGATATCCGGTTCAAAGAGAAAAACATCAAATTACTTACCAGGCAGGCGCAACTGCAGGATATCGGATTCCGGCAGGAACGGATGATCCGGAACTGGACGATCGCGGCCTCCGTACTGTTATTATTGGTGATTGCTATACTTTATAACCGCTTCAGGTTGAAACAACGCAGCAGCCGCTTCCTGGAAACCCAGCATCTTGCGTTAAAAGCCCAGCAGCAGGAAATCAACTGCAAAAACAAGGAGCTGGTCCATCTCAATGAAAAACAGTTTGATTTACTGAAAGAAAAAGAGTGGCTGCTGCGGGAAATTCACCACCGGGTAAAAAACAACCTCCAGATTACCATGAGTCTGCTCAATATCCAGTCATCCTATATGGATAATGGTTTTGCACTCGATGCCATTGTGAACAGTCAGCGCAGAATGCAGGCCATGTCATTAATTCATACGAAGCTGTATCAGTCCGATAACCTCGCCTACATCGATATGTCCAGCTATATTCCCGAATTAGTGGGCTATATCAAGGACAGTTTCAACGAGGGGGAGTTCATCAGGTTTGAACTGCAGACGCCTCCTTTTCAGTTAGATATCTCGCAGGCGGTTCCGATCGGCCTCATCCTTAACGAGGCGATCACCAATTGTATTAAATACGCCTTTCGGGGCCGGTCTGCAGGACGCATTAGGATTATTATGGAAAAGGATGACCACGATCTTTACACATTAACTATTGCCGATGACGGAGTTGGTATACCAGAAGAAAAAGATGGAGCAATACGCAATTCTTTAGGGATGAACCTGATGCGCGGACTTACCGTGCAACTGCAGGGGGAGTTTTCTGTTAAAAACACAAACGGGACGACAATAACCGTCCAATTCAAAGATTTTAAATTAATGGCGGAAGAGTTAAATACAGATCAGACAAAATGA
- a CDS encoding RNA polymerase sigma factor, which yields MRDYYNYSDHELISLLNLEDQRAFATIYDRYWSMLVNYVYGLTRSEDDAVDIVQELFVSVWNRRLSFSLDGALSAYLVKSARYSSLRTLTRDANRTAFIERLSRRIEQFHVDPEHIDVRRLAECIDKAVSSLPAKMQRIYLMSRDEQLSHKEIARALGIAETTVKKQINNALKIIALKLNTRLTIMILAALIKKVFLFH from the coding sequence ATGCGGGATTATTACAATTACAGCGATCATGAATTAATTTCGCTTTTGAATCTTGAAGACCAGCGGGCTTTTGCGACCATTTATGATCGCTACTGGAGTATGCTGGTTAACTATGTATATGGACTGACCCGGTCTGAGGATGACGCCGTCGATATCGTACAGGAGCTTTTTGTATCGGTGTGGAACAGGAGACTAAGCTTTTCGCTTGATGGCGCGTTATCTGCATACCTGGTCAAGAGCGCCAGATATAGTTCCCTGCGCACCCTCACCAGGGATGCTAACAGGACAGCGTTTATCGAACGCCTGTCACGGCGAATAGAACAGTTTCACGTCGATCCGGAGCATATCGACGTCAGAAGGCTTGCCGAATGTATTGATAAAGCCGTTTCTTCGCTTCCCGCCAAAATGCAGCGGATCTACCTGATGAGCCGGGACGAGCAGTTATCTCATAAAGAGATTGCCAGAGCACTTGGTATTGCGGAAACAACGGTAAAAAAACAGATAAATAACGCCCTGAAGATTATCGCGCTGAAATTAAATACCAGGCTAACGATCATGATCCTTGCCGCGTTGATCAAAAAAGTCTTTTTGTTTCATTGA